From Hymenobacter sedentarius, a single genomic window includes:
- a CDS encoding ferritin-like domain-containing protein: MATTTETTARAYNDLVEINKTAAKGYQEAAEGVTNPQLKSELSRLSQQRAQFASELTQRASQYGLNTTTHGTVEGALTDAAAAMHRGWINIKSAITGHDDAAILGECETGDATALQAYETALESADLPTEAKRVIEQQHSQVLQAKNWVTQQKGTLKR, from the coding sequence ATGGCTACGACCACCGAAACCACCGCCCGCGCTTACAATGACCTGGTTGAAATCAACAAAACCGCGGCCAAAGGCTACCAGGAAGCCGCCGAAGGCGTGACCAACCCCCAACTCAAATCGGAGTTGAGCCGCCTTTCGCAGCAGCGGGCCCAATTTGCCTCGGAGCTCACCCAGCGCGCCAGCCAGTACGGCCTGAACACGACCACCCACGGCACGGTGGAGGGCGCCCTCACCGACGCTGCCGCCGCGATGCACCGGGGCTGGATTAATATCAAATCGGCCATCACCGGCCATGACGACGCGGCCATTTTGGGCGAGTGCGAAACCGGCGATGCGACGGCCCTGCAAGCCTACGAAACGGCGTTGGAGTCGGCGGACTTGCCCACCGAAGCCAAGCGGGTAATCGAGCAGCAGCACAGCCAGGTACTGCAAGCCAAGAACTGGGTTACGCAGCAGAAAGGCACCTTGAAACGGTAA
- a CDS encoding AI-2E family transporter, translating into MQSPNYVITDTGLPGKTAGVVGVFVFVQFLEGNFITPMITGSKVSINPMAAIVALILGGELWGTPGMILSIPLVAVLKVVFDSNKTTEPWGFLLGDVTDGDDTKRDKSDDKPGFLGKAWHVVKLMQ; encoded by the coding sequence GTGCAGTCACCAAACTACGTCATTACTGACACCGGCTTGCCTGGCAAGACGGCCGGGGTGGTGGGCGTGTTCGTGTTCGTGCAGTTCCTGGAAGGCAACTTCATCACGCCCATGATTACGGGCTCGAAGGTGAGCATCAACCCCATGGCCGCCATCGTGGCCCTTATCCTGGGCGGCGAGCTCTGGGGCACGCCCGGCATGATTCTGAGCATCCCGCTGGTGGCCGTGCTCAAGGTGGTGTTCGACTCCAACAAGACCACCGAGCCCTGGGGCTTTTTGCTCGGCGACGTGACCGACGGCGACGATACCAAACGGGACAAGTCGGACGACAAGCCCGGCTTTTTGGGCAAAGCCTGGCACGTGGTAAAGCTGATGCAATGA
- a CDS encoding ferritin-like domain-containing protein, which produces MTTPNEKLARAYIDLVEINKSANKGYQEAASGVSTPQIKTELKHLADQRAQFASELAQQASRFGVKTDTKMTVESSFTNVASTVQRNWMNVKTAVSGHNEAAILNECETVDTTALKAYDMALKEPDLPQPVKQVIEQQRNQIVSAKNTLSQLKNQAKSNR; this is translated from the coding sequence ATGACAACGCCCAATGAAAAATTAGCCCGCGCTTATATCGACCTCGTCGAAATTAACAAGTCAGCCAATAAAGGATATCAGGAAGCGGCTTCGGGGGTATCTACTCCTCAAATCAAGACGGAGCTAAAGCACCTTGCAGACCAAAGAGCACAATTCGCTTCGGAGCTAGCGCAACAGGCCAGCCGCTTTGGCGTGAAAACCGATACTAAAATGACCGTGGAAAGCTCCTTCACCAACGTGGCCTCCACGGTGCAGCGCAACTGGATGAACGTAAAGACTGCCGTGTCCGGCCACAACGAAGCAGCCATTCTGAACGAATGCGAAACCGTCGATACCACGGCCCTCAAGGCCTACGATATGGCTCTGAAGGAGCCCGACCTGCCCCAGCCAGTTAAGCAAGTCATCGAACAGCAGCGGAACCAGATTGTGTCTGCTAAAAACACCCTGTCCCAGCTGAAAAACCAAGCCAAGAGCAACAGATAG
- a CDS encoding exonuclease domain-containing protein, producing the protein MYAIIDLETTGGQPTQDRITEIAIYIHDGEKIVDEYATLLNPGRAIPPFITQLTGITNDMVSDAPRFHEVARKVVEMTEGCVFVAHNVRFDYSFLKKEFADLGYNYSRKTLCTVRLSRSLIPGQPSYSLGKLCQNIGIELENRHRAAGDAHATAILFGRLLKITQESESVPHGTDTSHTLARVDALAPAGNRPPAATKAPSPKRVAAVQTAIREALMPPLLSASVVANLPQATGVYYFHNEAGEVIYVGKSINIYKRIQQHFAVDVKSRKSLEFKNSIADITWELTGSELVALLYESHLIKQLKPAYNRAQRRSVFPAGIYLRVDEQGYKRLAYGRADARNAEIPIIALGNQYKAQGFLYHKVAKYNLCQKLCGLYKTQGACFDYQVHHCQGACLGLEPPESYNLRVDEAIESISYEHETFVVIGAGRTELEKSIVLVENGRYRGFAYVDETFSARKLADFRDVIQPFTDNKDTQQIIRQHLRTKHKGERVKVFG; encoded by the coding sequence TTGTACGCCATCATTGACCTTGAAACCACCGGCGGGCAGCCCACCCAGGACCGCATCACCGAAATAGCGATATACATTCACGACGGCGAGAAAATCGTGGACGAGTACGCCACGCTGCTCAACCCCGGCCGGGCCATTCCGCCGTTCATTACCCAGCTCACCGGCATCACCAACGACATGGTGAGCGACGCGCCCCGGTTCCACGAAGTGGCCCGCAAAGTGGTGGAAATGACCGAAGGCTGCGTGTTTGTGGCCCACAACGTTCGGTTCGACTACTCGTTTCTCAAAAAGGAATTTGCCGACCTGGGCTACAACTATTCCCGCAAAACGCTGTGCACCGTGCGCCTGAGCCGCTCGCTCATTCCCGGCCAGCCCAGCTACAGCCTCGGCAAGCTGTGCCAGAACATCGGCATTGAGTTGGAAAACCGCCACCGCGCCGCCGGCGACGCCCACGCCACGGCCATCCTGTTTGGCCGGCTGCTCAAGATTACCCAGGAAAGCGAAAGCGTGCCCCACGGCACCGACACCAGCCACACCCTGGCCCGCGTGGATGCCCTGGCGCCCGCCGGCAACCGCCCCCCAGCCGCCACCAAAGCGCCCTCGCCCAAACGCGTGGCCGCCGTGCAAACCGCCATTCGGGAAGCCCTGATGCCGCCGCTGTTGTCGGCCTCGGTGGTCGCGAATTTGCCGCAGGCCACGGGCGTGTACTACTTCCACAACGAGGCCGGCGAGGTAATTTACGTGGGCAAGAGCATCAACATCTACAAGCGCATCCAGCAGCACTTCGCCGTCGATGTGAAGTCGCGCAAGAGCCTGGAGTTTAAGAACTCCATTGCCGACATCACCTGGGAGCTCACCGGCTCGGAGCTGGTGGCGCTGCTGTATGAATCGCACCTCATCAAACAGCTCAAGCCGGCCTACAACCGCGCCCAGCGCCGCTCGGTGTTCCCAGCCGGCATTTACCTGCGCGTCGACGAGCAGGGCTACAAGCGCCTGGCCTACGGCCGGGCCGATGCACGCAACGCCGAAATACCCATCATCGCGCTGGGCAACCAGTACAAGGCCCAAGGCTTTCTGTACCACAAAGTGGCCAAGTACAACCTGTGCCAGAAGCTGTGCGGCCTCTACAAAACGCAGGGTGCATGCTTCGACTACCAGGTGCACCATTGCCAGGGCGCCTGCCTGGGCCTGGAGCCACCCGAGAGTTACAACCTGCGCGTGGATGAGGCCATCGAAAGCATCAGCTACGAGCACGAAACCTTCGTGGTCATCGGGGCGGGCCGCACCGAGCTGGAAAAGAGCATTGTGCTGGTCGAGAACGGCCGCTACCGCGGCTTCGCCTACGTCGACGAGACGTTCTCGGCCCGCAAGTTGGCTGATTTCAGGGACGTCATCCAGCCTTTCACGGACAACAAAGACACCCAGCAGATTATCCGGCAGCATCTGCGCACCAAGCACAAAGGCGAGCGGGTGAAGGTGTTTGGGTAG